The Erigeron canadensis isolate Cc75 chromosome 4, C_canadensis_v1, whole genome shotgun sequence genome window below encodes:
- the LOC122597887 gene encoding dymeclin, with amino-acid sequence MGGVPSTPRWGGGGGGGEEETAEYLIGTFVGEKSFPVKSEYWNKLVELSPFDHHWPSDRVQQACLAFARNNSSTRHLAKILIHLTWCLQELLSTPNAPSAASMKAVNASYISSVFLKYSIENLKSENLEDLYLSLDENETLPDNIQKGESVINMVVHAVLSYIVSVDISPNTYLLHLELLNFMLIAMSTQLLSGPSPGPNDVHPFIDAAMSEESSLVGLVVHKLLLNYISRPKSKSSASYTLLSEENQLGVLKRVGSVAANIVLYPLSYFINSSAEASKIQLADSSINILLILIHYRKCILVESVKNSNASVTSEFLLKDETYFAENPYCKALENVRDVEFDRVDIEGNAHSGPLVRLSFAALFDTLGMCLADETAVLLLYALVLGNSDFLEYVLVRTDIDTLLMPLLETLYDASRRTSNQIYMVLIILLILSQDASFNASIHKLILPSVPWYQERLLHQTSLGSLMVIILIRTVKYNMSKMRDVYLHTNCLAALANMAPHVHRLSSYAAQRLVSLFDMLARKYAKLAELKNDKMHSSDGELKDDDKVPEDTSAELHIFTDFLRIVLEILNGILTYALPRNPEVIYAIMHRQEVFQPFRNHPRFNELLENIFSVLDFFNSRMDAQKLDGEWSVEKVLQVININCRFWRGDGMKMFTQLRFTYEQESHPEEFFIPYVWQLVISRSGFGFDPSSINLFPVELPVEISYGVGETDTDQKIQLNTTEAVESSV; translated from the exons CAAGAAACAATTCATCTACAAGACACCTTGCCAAGATCTTAATCCACTTAACATGGTGTTTGCAAGAGTTACTTTCTACTCCCAATGCTCCATCTGCAGCTTCAATGAAGGCTGTTAATGCATCGTACATATCATCTGTATTTCTAAAGTATtcaattgaaaatttgaaaagcGAGAACCTTGAAGATTTGTATTTGTCTCTAGATGAAAATGAAACACTGCCAGACAACATCCAAAAAG GTGAGAGTGTTATAAATATGGTTGTGCATGCTGTGCTTAGCTATATTGTCAGTGTGGATATAAG TCCCAACACGTATCTCCTACATCTTGAACTGCTGAACTTCATGCTCATTGCTATGTCTACCCAGCTGCTTTCTGGGCCATCACCTGGACCAAATGATGTTCACCCGTTCATTGATGCAGCAATGAGTGAG GAGAGTTCTTTGGTAGGTTTGGTTGTTCATAAACTACTTCTAAATTACATTTCACGTCCGAAGTCCAAAAGTAGTGCATCTTATACCTTACTTTCTGAAGAAAATCAGCTTGGAGTGCTGAAAAGAGTTGGTTCTGTTGCTG CAAATATAGTGCTATATCCACTTAGTTACTTTATCAATTCAAGTGCTGAAGCTTCAAAAATTCAACTGGCTGATAGCAGTatcaatatattacttataCTTATTCATTATCGTAAGTGTATTCTTGTGGAATCTGTAAAAAACAGCAATGCCAGTGTCACTTCTGAGTTTCTTCTGAAAGACGAAACATATTTTGCTGAGAACCCGTATTGCAAAGCCTTGGAAAATGTTAGGGATGTTGAGT TTGACCGTGTAGATATAGAGGGAAATGCACATAGTGGTCCACTTGTTAGATTGTCCTTTGCTGCTCTCTTTGACACACTTGGCAT GTGCCTGGCTGATGAAACAGCTGTTCTGCTTCTGTATGCGTTGGTTCTCGGGAATTCAGATTTTCTGGAATATGTTTTAGTGCGCACTGATATAGATACATTG TTGATGCCGTTACTGGAGACACTATACGATGCTTCAAGAAGAACATCAAATCAAATCTATATGGTGCTGATAATTCTGCTTATACTTAGTCAAGACGCTTCTTTTAATGCTAGCATACACAAACTG ATTTTGCCTTCTGTTCCATGGTATCAAGAACGCCTTCTTCATCAAACATCTCTTGGTTCTCTCATGGTCATCATTCTTATTAGGACAGTGAAGTATAACATGTCTAAGATGCGT GATGTTTATCTTCACACTAATTGCCTTGCAGCTTTGGCTAACATGGCACCTCATGTACATAGACTTAGTTCATATGCAGCACAACGGCTGGTTAGCCTTTTTGATATGTTGGCACGCAA ATATGCGAAACTAGCAGAGCTAAAGAATGACAAAATGCATTCGAGTGATGGAGAGCTCAAGGATGATGATAAAGTTCCTGAAGATACG TCCGCAGAATTGCATATATTTACCGACTTCTTGAGGATCGTATTGGAAATTCTCAATGGAATCCTGACTTACGCACTGCCAAGGAACCCAGAG GTGATTTACGCAATTATGCACAGGCAGGAGGTTTTTCAACCATTTAGGAACCATCCACGCTTCAATGAGTTGCTAGAGAATATTTTTTCT GTTTTGGACTTCTTCAATAGCCGTATGGATGCACAAAAACTGGATGGTGAATGGTCAGTTGAGAAAGTGCTTCAAGTTATTAACATTAATTGCAGATTTTGGCGAGGAGATGGTATGAAG ATGTTCACCCAACTGCGGTTCACATACGAGCAAGAAAGCCATCCTGAAGAGTTTTTCATTCCATATGTGTGGCAGTTAGTAATCTCTCGCAG TGGTTTCGGTTTCGATCCCAGTAGCATAAACCTGTTCCCAGTCGAGCTTCCTGTCGAG ATTAGCTATGGTGTTGGGGAGACCGATACAGACCAAAAGATACAGTTAAACACGACGGAGGCTGTGGAATCATCTGTCTAA
- the LOC122596496 gene encoding pentatricopeptide repeat-containing protein At1g05600: MNIRWPRVLTPTYLSQLIRNQKSPLKALKIFNEARNKYPDYRHNGPVYATMIKVLSTSNRMADMKQVIDQMKHDSCECQDSIFSLSIKAYAKAGMLNEAMSLFKNLDQFNCVNWTESFNTILRIMVEESELESAHELFLANFSRWELKSRTHSLSWLIDVLCQKKRSDLALEVFQEMNHQYCYPTRDTYQILMKGLCEDGRINEAIHLLYSMFWRISRKGSGEDVLVYKILLDTLCSYGHVEEASDILNKVLRKGLKAPKKKRMQLDFNMCRNGRDIEKAKSLIGDALIKGVIPSYESYNAMAIQIYAEGDLSGAERIVQEMHDQGFKPGVLIYEAKLTALCKKGMTDEAEKVISEDMVEANRVPTVHLYNILINGLCNDGKSKQALGYLKKMSKQLGCVPNPETYSILVDGLCHDESYIDASQLLEKMLVNSYWPETDTFSTVIRGLCVMGRPYEAIIWLEEMLGQEKTPDLSAWTSLVESVIYDTSSIEVFSELLE, from the coding sequence ATGAATATCAGATGGCCTCGTGTATTGACGCCAACATACCTATCTCAGCTCATTCGAAACCAAAAGAGCCCGTTGAAGGCGCTCAAAATTTTTAATGAAGCAAGGAACAAATATCCGGACTATCGTCACAATGGTCCTGTGTACGCCACCATGATCAAGGTTCTAAGCACGTCAAATCGAATGGCTGATATGAAACAAGTGATTGATCAGATGAAACATGACTCCTGTGAGTGCCAAGATTCTATCTTTTCACTTTCAATTAAGGCGTATGCAAAAGCTGGAATGTTAAATGAAGCCATGTCCCTCTTTAAAAATCTTGATCAGTTTAACTGTGTGAATTGGACAGAATCTTTTAATACTATATTGCGGATAATGGTGGAAGAATCTGAACTTGAATCCGCTCATGAACTTTTTTTGGCGAATTTTAGTAGATGGGAGTTGAAATCTCGTACACATTCATTAAGTTGGCTGATTGATGTTCTTTGTCAGAAGAAACGTTCTGACCTTGCACTAGAAGTATTCCAAGAAATGAATCATCAGTACTGTTATCCGACCCGTGATACTTATCAAATACTAATGAAGGGTTTATGTGAAGATGGAAGAATTAATGAAGCAATTCATTTGTTATATTCAATGTTTTGGCGAATATCAAGAAAAGGCAGTGGTGAAGATGTATTGGTATATAAAATCCTATTAGATACTTTATGTTCATATGGACATGTTGAGGAGGCATCAGATATTCTAAATAAGGTCTTGAGAAAAGGTTTAAAGGCCCCCAAGAAGAAACGTATGCAGCTTGATTTTAACATGTGTCGAAATGGTAGAGACATAGAAAAAGCTAAGAGTTTAATTGGTGATGCCCTTATTAAAGGTGTTATTCCTAGTTATGAAAGTTATAATGCAATGGCAATTCAAATTTATGCAGAGGGTGACTTAAGTGGTGCAGAAAGAATAGTTCAagaaatgcatgatcaagggtTTAAACCGGGAGTTCTAATATATGAAGCTAAATTGACAGCTTTATGTAAAAAAGGTATGACTGATGAGGCCGAGAAGGTGATTTCAGAAGATATGGTGGAGGCAAACCGTGTTCCAACTGTTCATCTGTATAATATCCTAATTAACGGTCTTTGTAATGACGGGAAATCCAAACAGGCTCTCGGGTATCTAAAGAAGATGTCTAAGCAGTTGGGATGCGTTCCTAATCCGGAGACATATTCCATATTGGTAGACGGTCTTTGTCATGATGAGAGTTATATTGATGCGAGCCAACTTTTAGAGAAAATGTTGGTGAACTCATATTGGCCAGAAACGGATACTTTTAGTACAGTTATTCGAGGTCTTTGCGTGATGGGCAGACCATATGAAGCAATTATATGGTTAGAAGAGATGCTTGGCCAAGAAAAGACACCTGACCTTTCAGCATGGACTTCTCTGGTTGAATCTGTTATCTATGATACGAGTTCTATCGAGGTTTTCTCTGAATTATTGGAGTAA
- the LOC122596499 gene encoding uncharacterized protein LOC122596499 → MTTIIQSPKSSVKSSSSSPTMKHENDSHCRRDANCSCKICLDSINATLDLMPISAQRSTLTTNTKLSSSKSKPLSSPPQTPLFFDNPSTISTPMSLTSRLMLSPIVNSTQRNGLKLHIKKNKEQLGSGLMFMKCVFVSCLVLVLVSRFGFLFLSNKMLETKLSPEIVRNLSDKSLELGVYDVKERLVFLSNELQNLVPEAAFVNPIWEIVQDGLILRSRCILYKSRNEQVSIWGWPLRTAGLVKTEFHSRSFTILSGRVSEWSNGELNCVIRTANASWEQGKWSDLAWQLDENTWILEYKRSFVFENTRPFWSAMEFLKFKMMIAFQQMELWNVSNGNGNHMAPT, encoded by the exons ATGACAACCATCATACAATCACCCAAATCCTCAGTAAAATCATCATCGTCTTCCCCAACCATGAAACACGAAAACGACAGTCATTGTCGTCGAGACGCCAACTGCAGCTGCAAAATCTGTCTAGACAGCATAAACGCCACACTCGATTTAATGCCAATAAGTGCTCAAAGAAGCACCCTCACTACTAATACTAAACtctcatcatcaaaatcaaaaccattaTCATCTCCACCTCAAACCCCTCTTTTTTTCGATAACCCTTCAACCATTTCGACCCCTATGTCTCTTACTTCTCGTCTCATGCTTTCCCCCATTGTTAACTCGACCCAAAGAAATGGGTTGAAGTTACATATCAAGAAAAACAAGGAACAACTTGGAAGTGGGTTAATGTTTATGAAATGTGTCTTTGTTTcgtgtttggttttggttttggtttcaaGATTcgggtttttgtttttgagcAATAAGATGTTGGAAACTAAGTTGTCTCCAGAAATAGTTAGGAATTTAAGTGACAAGTCTTTAGAATTGGGGGTTTATGATGTGAAAGAAAGATTAGTGTTTTTGAGTAATGAGCTGCAAAATCTTGTCCCGGAAGCTGCCTTTGTGAATCCCATTTGGGAAATAGTTCAG GATGGTTTGATACTGAGATCTCGCTGCATACTTTACAAATCAAGAAATGAACAAGTCAGTATTTGGGGATGGCCTTTGCGGACTGCTGGATTGGTCAAAACTGAATTTCATTCAAGGTCATTCACTATTTTGTCAGGAAGAGTTAGCGAG TGGTCAAATGGGGAGTTGAATTGTGTGATTAGAACAGCAAATGCTTCATGGGAACAGGGCAAGTGGAGTGATTTAGCATGGCAGTTAGATGAAAATACTTGGATTCTCGAGTACAAAAGAAGCTTTGTCTTTGAGAACACACGACCATTTTGGTCAGCAATGGAATTCTTGAAATTCAAGATGATGATAGCATTTCAACAGATGGAGTTGTGGAATGTTTCTAATGGCAACGGTAATCACATGGCTCCCACATGA
- the LOC122596500 gene encoding uncharacterized protein LOC122596500: MKEHAATTTIPTANGCRRNKNCVCKTCISSIISTLDLLPTFTAQKPSLIKIKSLSSNSNSPPETPKFFTSSNVSTPDSTNSKNHHHRLRIKKLKKTELLSFLKMLVKCALIMMLVLILRPGSLFNMMEIKVSDEKVTNLSEKSRLGFADLKDKFGVLRNALKEVVGDDDHGLVTNPTCHIIQDGLILRSSCQLYQSGSEEVSVWGWPYQTTGLVKTEFDSRSFTVLSGRVTEWSNGVLSCLIRQANTSWEQGKWITYVWRLDENTWILEYKRSFLFDNTHPFSSAMEFLKYKMMRALQWMKKLWNLSDGIPLAPT; this comes from the exons ATGAAAGAACACGCCGCCACCACAACCATCCCCACCGCCAATGGCTGCCGGAGAAACAAAAACTGCGTATGCAAAACCTGCATTTCCAGTATCATTTCAACCCTGGATCTTCTCCCCACTTTCACCGCCCAAAAACCctctctcatcaaaatcaaatccttatcttcaaattcaaattcTCCCCCTGAAACCCCCAAATTCTTTACTTCATCAAATGTCTCCACTCCCGATTCAACAAATTCCAAGAATCACCATCATCGTTTAAGGATCaagaaactgaaaaaaacagaGCTTTTATCTTTCTTGAAAATGCTGGTGAAATGTGCTTTGATTATGATGTTGGTTTTGATTCTAAGACCTGGGTCTTTGTTTAATATGATGGAAATTAAGGTTTCTGATGAAAAGGTAACAAATTTAAGTGAGAAATCAAGATTAGGGTTTGCTGATTTGAAAGATAAATTTGGGGTTTTAAGGAATGCATTGAAAGAAGTTGTTGGTGATGATGATCATGGTTTGGTTACTAATCCCACTTGTCATATAATTCAG gatGGTTTGATATTAAGATCTAGTTGTCAATTGTATCAATCTGGGTCTGAAGAAGTGAGTGTTTGGGGATGGCCTTATCAGACTACTGGTTTGGTTAAAACTGAATTTGATTCAAGATCATTCACTGTCTTGTCAGGAAGAGTTACTGAG TGGTCTAATGGCGTGTTGAGTTGTTTGATTAGACAAGCAAATACTTCATGGGAACAAGGAAAGTGGATTACATATGTGTGGCGTTTGGATGAAAATACTTGGATCCTTGAGTACAAAAGAAGCTTTTTGTTTGACAATACGCATCCGTTTTCATCAGCAATGGAGTTTTTGAAATACAAGATGATGAGAGCGTTACAATGGATGAAGAAGTTGTGGAACTTGTCCGATGGCATTCCGTTAGCTCCCACATGA